In Bacillus sp. KH172YL63, one genomic interval encodes:
- the rarD gene encoding EamA family transporter RarD, translating to MKQDQAGILYTAFAYMLWGILPIYWKWVQHVSADEILANRIFWSFWFMLLFLFVSKRWKDFYVYLKTSLTKKKQLVALLLASLLISANWFIYIWAVNTNQMVEASLGYYINPLVSVLLGVFILKESLSKAQIVSFALAAIGVLILTVSYGDFPWIAIGLAFSFGLYGLAKKMIKVESSIGLTLETMTIAPIALIYLGYLSNKGDLSLFHVSWGTDLLLMGAGAATAIPLLFFSKGAQQIPLYMVGFLQYIAPTITLILGVLVYHEAFSLTHLISFMFIWAALTLFTASRVQYARRRRKEARLSA from the coding sequence ATGAAGCAAGATCAAGCTGGCATTTTGTATACAGCTTTTGCTTATATGTTATGGGGGATCCTCCCCATCTACTGGAAATGGGTTCAACACGTGTCGGCGGATGAAATCCTTGCCAACCGGATCTTCTGGTCGTTTTGGTTTATGCTGCTGTTCTTATTTGTCAGCAAGCGTTGGAAGGACTTTTACGTTTATTTGAAAACATCCCTTACCAAAAAGAAGCAGCTGGTCGCACTGCTGCTCGCGTCATTACTCATCAGTGCGAACTGGTTCATCTATATCTGGGCGGTGAACACGAATCAAATGGTCGAAGCGAGCCTCGGCTACTACATCAACCCGCTCGTCAGCGTCCTGCTCGGGGTGTTCATCCTGAAGGAATCCCTGTCGAAGGCGCAAATCGTTTCATTCGCACTTGCTGCGATCGGTGTCCTGATCTTAACGGTGTCCTACGGTGACTTCCCGTGGATCGCCATCGGTCTCGCTTTTTCATTCGGCTTATACGGCCTCGCGAAAAAAATGATCAAAGTCGAATCCTCCATCGGGCTCACCCTGGAAACGATGACGATCGCACCAATCGCACTCATCTATCTCGGCTACCTCTCCAACAAAGGGGACCTATCCCTTTTCCATGTATCATGGGGGACGGACCTCCTGTTGATGGGGGCGGGTGCAGCGACGGCGATCCCGCTGTTGTTCTTCTCTAAAGGCGCACAGCAGATCCCGCTATACATGGTCGGATTCCTGCAATACATCGCACCGACGATCACGCTCATACTCGGGGTCCTGGTGTATCACGAAGCATTCTCACTCACCCACCTCATCTCGTTCATGTTCATCTGGGCGGCCTTGACGCTTTTTACCGCATCACGTGTCCAGTACGCAAGAAGGCGGAGGAAGGAAGCGAGATTGTCGGCTTGA
- the mbcS gene encoding acyl-CoA synthetase MbcS: MKREELIAPEMYNLVEEVEKFAGDEQKLAIKWENEEGSKKEITYAQLLKDVNKIGNVFLEKGLNKGDVILVMVPRLIEAYAVYLAALKSGLVVIPSSEMLRPKDLAYRIDHGDVKGIIAYSPFVEQFDGVEGMDGLHKFVVGEKQEGWIAIEEEMKTASDALPFADTKRDDMAFLSYTSGTTGNPKGVVHTHGWAYAHLKTAAREWLCIEEGDTVWATAGPGWQKWIWSPFLSVLGSGATGLVYQGKFEPTTYLQKLQDHGVNVLCCTPTEYRLMAKVDDLGAYKLDQLHSAVSAGEPLNREVIDAFKRHFQVEVRDGYGQTENTLLVGIMKGMELKPGSMGKPTPGNRVEIINEEGYPCEVGEVGDIAVHVETPALFKKYYKDPERTAMQFRGDYYITGDKAKMDEDGYFWFEGRGDDIIISSGYTIGPFEVEDALVKHPSVQECAVVGSPDEVRGLIVKAFVVLREGVAQHDPDLIPSLQQHVKDLTAPYKYPRKIEFVEELPKTTSGKIRRIELRQKEMASVKS; encoded by the coding sequence ATGAAGAGGGAAGAACTGATTGCACCGGAGATGTACAACCTGGTGGAAGAAGTGGAGAAGTTCGCCGGTGACGAACAGAAGCTTGCGATCAAATGGGAGAATGAAGAAGGATCGAAGAAAGAGATCACATACGCACAGTTATTAAAAGACGTGAATAAAATTGGTAACGTTTTCTTGGAAAAGGGACTGAATAAAGGGGATGTCATCCTGGTCATGGTGCCCCGTCTGATTGAGGCGTATGCTGTGTATCTTGCAGCCCTTAAATCAGGGCTCGTCGTCATTCCGAGTTCTGAGATGCTGCGCCCGAAGGATCTTGCATACCGGATCGATCATGGTGATGTAAAGGGGATCATCGCCTATTCTCCGTTCGTTGAGCAGTTTGACGGTGTGGAAGGGATGGACGGCCTGCATAAATTCGTCGTGGGCGAGAAACAGGAAGGCTGGATTGCGATCGAGGAAGAGATGAAGACAGCATCCGATGCGCTTCCGTTCGCCGATACGAAACGGGACGATATGGCATTCCTATCGTATACTTCCGGCACGACCGGAAATCCGAAAGGCGTCGTCCATACACACGGATGGGCCTATGCACATCTGAAGACGGCTGCCCGTGAATGGCTTTGCATCGAAGAAGGGGATACAGTGTGGGCAACGGCCGGCCCGGGCTGGCAAAAATGGATTTGGAGCCCGTTCCTGTCTGTATTGGGTTCAGGGGCAACAGGTCTCGTGTATCAAGGGAAATTCGAGCCGACTACATATCTTCAAAAGCTGCAGGACCACGGCGTGAACGTGCTGTGCTGTACGCCGACCGAATATCGTCTGATGGCGAAGGTCGATGATCTGGGGGCATATAAGCTGGATCAACTTCACAGTGCCGTGTCTGCCGGGGAGCCGTTGAACCGTGAAGTGATCGACGCCTTCAAGCGCCACTTCCAAGTCGAAGTCCGTGACGGATACGGTCAAACGGAGAACACCCTCCTTGTCGGGATCATGAAGGGCATGGAACTGAAGCCGGGATCGATGGGGAAACCGACGCCGGGCAACAGGGTGGAAATCATCAATGAAGAAGGCTATCCGTGCGAAGTCGGCGAAGTGGGCGATATCGCCGTGCACGTGGAAACACCGGCACTCTTCAAGAAATATTATAAAGATCCTGAACGGACCGCCATGCAGTTCAGGGGGGATTATTACATCACGGGAGACAAGGCGAAGATGGATGAAGACGGCTACTTCTGGTTCGAAGGGCGCGGCGATGATATCATCATCAGCTCCGGCTACACGATCGGACCGTTCGAAGTCGAAGACGCCCTGGTCAAGCACCCTTCCGTCCAGGAATGCGCCGTAGTCGGAAGCCCCGACGAAGTAAGGGGACTCATCGTAAAGGCATTCGTCGTCCTCCGCGAAGGCGTCGCCCAGCACGACCCTGACCTGATCCCGTCCCTTCAACAGCACGTGAAGGACCTGACGGCACCGTACAAATACCCGAGAAAAATCGAATTCGTGGAAGAACTGCCGAAGACGACTTCAGGCAAGATCAGAAGGATTGAATTGAGACAGAAAGAAATGGCGTCAGTGAAGAGCTGA
- a CDS encoding DUF2953 domain-containing protein, producing MSWWMWTLIIVGALIIFLLFMLIITKLTITILLYHGNDNDHFKVKLRAWFGLIKYTIDIPLVKLDDDGPNVVLEEETKKGDESNPSKEKKSRKKITPKNFIDSLNDTKEVVIHVHSMHRIIRGFLKKVKVDQVHWKTLFGSGDAASTGTLTGMIWGMKGSIIGIVSGYMRLQSMPVIEVTPTFQHAVVQTQFSCIIQFRIGNAILVGFKILRYWRGGMAKFKTKPLSSLSGEKHSV from the coding sequence ATGAGCTGGTGGATGTGGACGTTAATCATTGTTGGTGCACTTATTATTTTTCTATTATTCATGTTGATCATCACGAAGCTGACGATCACGATTTTGTTGTATCACGGGAATGATAATGATCATTTCAAGGTGAAGCTGAGGGCCTGGTTCGGGTTGATCAAGTATACAATTGATATTCCCCTCGTGAAGCTGGATGATGACGGGCCGAATGTGGTCCTCGAGGAGGAGACGAAGAAGGGGGATGAAAGCAATCCTTCCAAGGAGAAGAAGTCCCGGAAGAAAATCACGCCGAAGAATTTCATTGATAGTTTGAATGATACGAAGGAGGTCGTCATCCACGTTCACTCCATGCACCGGATCATCAGGGGATTTTTGAAAAAGGTGAAGGTCGATCAGGTTCATTGGAAGACGCTGTTCGGGAGCGGGGATGCGGCGTCGACGGGGACACTGACCGGGATGATCTGGGGGATGAAGGGGAGCATCATCGGGATCGTGAGCGGTTATATGCGCCTGCAGTCGATGCCGGTCATTGAGGTGACGCCGACATTTCAGCATGCGGTCGTCCAGACGCAATTTTCATGTATTATCCAGTTTCGGATAGGGAATGCTATCCTAGTAGGTTTCAAGATACTTCGGTACTGGAGAGGCGGCATGGCCAAGTTCAAGACGAAGCCCCTTTCCTCACTTTCTGGAGAAAAACATTCAGTATAA
- the thiI gene encoding tRNA uracil 4-sulfurtransferase ThiI → MKYNRILVRYGEISTKGRNRKMFTSKLRENILEALKDFPTVSVTASRDRLHIQLGEENGENIIPRLEKIFGIQSFSPVVKVAQDMDEICSAGLALVQKGFTPGTTFKVSARRADKKFSLDTNELNYEIGSHILKNIDGLKVDVKKPDINLNVEVRKEGVYLSSETYYGSAGMPVGASGKAMLMLSGGIDSPVAGYLTMKRGVEIEAVHFHSPPFTSERAKQKVIDLSKKLSAFSGKVKLHIVPFTKVQQTIHDQVPENYTMTSTRRMMLRIADAIREKYEGLALVTGESLGQVASQTLESMQAINAVTNTPVLRPLIAMDKLEIIDIAQKIDTHDISILPYEDCCTIFTPPAPKTRPKKDKVEYYESFVDFDVLLKDAVEGTETITIDGATGADVEKTFDGLL, encoded by the coding sequence ATGAAATATAATCGCATACTTGTAAGATACGGTGAAATATCGACGAAGGGCAGAAACAGGAAGATGTTCACGTCGAAGTTAAGAGAAAATATCCTTGAGGCGTTAAAGGATTTCCCAACGGTGTCAGTGACGGCAAGCAGGGACCGCCTTCATATCCAGCTCGGGGAAGAAAACGGTGAAAACATCATTCCACGCCTGGAGAAAATTTTCGGCATCCAATCATTTTCCCCTGTCGTGAAAGTGGCGCAGGATATGGACGAGATCTGCTCTGCGGGCCTTGCCCTCGTGCAAAAAGGCTTCACGCCGGGCACGACGTTCAAAGTTTCTGCACGGAGAGCGGATAAAAAGTTTTCATTGGATACGAATGAACTGAATTATGAAATCGGTTCGCATATCCTTAAGAATATCGACGGCCTGAAAGTTGATGTGAAAAAACCAGACATCAATCTGAATGTTGAAGTCCGGAAAGAAGGCGTGTATCTTTCTTCTGAAACGTATTACGGATCAGCGGGGATGCCTGTCGGGGCAAGCGGCAAAGCGATGCTTATGCTTTCTGGCGGAATCGACAGCCCGGTTGCCGGCTACCTGACGATGAAAAGAGGCGTGGAGATCGAAGCGGTTCATTTCCACAGCCCGCCGTTCACGAGCGAACGTGCGAAGCAGAAGGTCATCGATCTGTCGAAGAAACTTTCAGCCTTCAGCGGGAAAGTGAAATTGCATATCGTACCGTTTACGAAGGTGCAGCAGACGATTCATGACCAGGTACCGGAAAACTATACGATGACGTCCACTAGACGGATGATGCTCCGGATCGCCGATGCCATCCGTGAAAAATATGAAGGCCTTGCGCTTGTGACAGGCGAAAGCCTCGGACAGGTGGCGAGTCAGACCCTTGAAAGCATGCAGGCGATCAATGCGGTCACGAACACGCCGGTGCTCCGTCCGCTCATCGCCATGGACAAACTTGAAATCATCGACATCGCGCAAAAAATCGATACCCACGACATTTCGATCCTGCCGTATGAGGATTGCTGTACAATCTTCACACCGCCTGCACCGAAAACACGGCCGAAAAAAGACAAAGTCGAATACTATGAAAGCTTTGTTGATTTCGATGTGCTGCTGAAAGATGCTGTCGAAGGGACGGAAACGATCACAATCGACGGAGCGACAGGGGCTGACGTCGAAAAAACATTCGACGGACTTCTTTAA
- the sppA gene encoding signal peptide peptidase SppA, producing the protein MNAKRWTALAIAAGLFFVSVVVNFATSAVTGDFNQALEDMIGGTDHPFSEEVIDEGNAMKRIAVLEVEGVIQDTGGASSLFESSGYNHELFMEKLDVVEKDDTVKGIILKVNSPGGGVVESAQIHSKLEEIKEKTKKPIYVSMGGTAASGGYYISAPATKIFASKETLTGSLGVIMQGINYSELAEKYGVDFVTIKSGPYKDIMSPTRKMTEDERKIIQSMIDNSYEGFVDVIASGRNMSEAEVKKIADGRVYDGIQAKEINLIDEFGYVEDVIEAMKKDHKLKGAQVFEYTAGDPFTEFFSMGAKKMMGQDMETAALMKLLSHPNSPRLMYLYSE; encoded by the coding sequence ATGAATGCAAAAAGATGGACTGCACTTGCGATTGCAGCCGGATTATTCTTTGTTTCAGTGGTGGTCAACTTTGCGACAAGCGCTGTGACAGGGGATTTCAACCAGGCGCTCGAGGACATGATCGGTGGTACGGATCATCCTTTTTCTGAAGAAGTGATTGATGAAGGAAATGCGATGAAGCGGATTGCCGTCCTTGAAGTGGAAGGGGTCATCCAGGATACGGGCGGTGCAAGCTCCCTATTCGAAAGTTCCGGATATAACCACGAGCTTTTCATGGAGAAGCTTGATGTGGTGGAAAAAGACGATACGGTCAAAGGCATCATCCTGAAAGTGAACTCACCGGGCGGAGGCGTTGTGGAAAGCGCGCAAATCCATTCGAAGCTTGAGGAGATCAAGGAAAAAACGAAGAAGCCGATCTATGTGTCAATGGGAGGAACGGCTGCTTCCGGAGGTTACTACATATCGGCACCGGCAACAAAGATCTTCGCCAGCAAAGAAACGCTGACAGGATCACTCGGTGTCATCATGCAAGGAATCAACTACTCTGAGCTTGCCGAGAAATACGGCGTCGACTTCGTCACAATCAAGAGCGGCCCGTACAAAGATATCATGAGCCCGACACGCAAAATGACGGAAGATGAAAGGAAAATCATCCAGTCGATGATCGATAATTCCTATGAAGGCTTCGTCGATGTCATCGCAAGCGGACGAAATATGTCTGAAGCGGAAGTGAAGAAGATCGCCGACGGACGGGTGTACGACGGCATCCAGGCGAAGGAAATCAACCTGATTGATGAATTCGGCTACGTGGAAGATGTCATCGAAGCAATGAAAAAGGATCATAAACTAAAAGGTGCCCAGGTGTTCGAATACACGGCGGGTGATCCGTTCACAGAATTCTTCAGTATGGGTGCAAAGAAAATGATGGGGCAGGACATGGAAACAGCCGCATTGATGAAGCTGCTGTCTCACCCGAACTCTCCACGCTTGATGTATCTATACTCTGAATAA
- a CDS encoding alpha/beta-type small acid-soluble spore protein has product MANRSSNQLVAPGAQQAIDQMKYEIASEFGVQLGADATARANGSVGGEITKRLVQMAEQQIGGGYSK; this is encoded by the coding sequence ATGGCAAACAGAAGTTCAAATCAATTAGTAGCTCCAGGAGCTCAACAAGCAATCGACCAAATGAAATACGAAATCGCTTCAGAATTCGGAGTTCAACTTGGTGCAGATGCAACAGCACGCGCTAACGGTTCTGTAGGTGGTGAAATCACTAAACGTTTAGTCCAAATGGCTGAACAACAAATCGGTGGCGGATATTCAAAATAA
- a CDS encoding amidohydrolase produces MGTLWKNGVIYTMQEEGHTVEAVFTEGGVIKGLGSSADLEKREGFVIDTVVDLGQKVMFPGFVDSHMHLIGHGETLMRLDLSSMQSKREVLDAVRQKADGMEKGQWVIGEGWNENLWGDAEVITKQEIDGVVPDHPVLMKRICRHAMVVNSLALTHAGIDESTPDPAGGLIERDENGELNGLLKDKAQDLMIDALPGISSEYLVEALTKGIESCWENGLVGGHTEDLSYYGHFKKTYDAFLKTINDGDKKFRAHLLVHHEVIEDWKADGNRFMGGNEFIEFGAMKIFADGALGGRTALLSYPYADDPSTNGVSIHSDERLLELVEKARKYDLPIAVHTIGDQAFENVLNAIEQAPSPHGRRDRLIHAQILRKELIERIKGLPLILDIQPRFVPSDFPWVLERLGHENMKYNYAWKTLLEEGIHCAGGSDAPIEPVNPLLGIHAAVTRTNPLDPERTVYRPEEKLSMYEAISLFTKGSAYACHHEHDRGQIHEGFSADFTVLDIDPFKADHDELLNKVVDMTIVDEEIVYRKKR; encoded by the coding sequence ATGGGTACTTTATGGAAAAACGGAGTCATTTATACAATGCAAGAGGAAGGCCACACGGTGGAGGCGGTCTTCACGGAAGGCGGCGTCATTAAAGGATTGGGGTCTTCCGCTGATTTGGAAAAACGGGAAGGATTCGTGATCGATACGGTTGTCGATCTTGGGCAGAAGGTGATGTTCCCAGGCTTTGTGGACAGCCATATGCATTTGATCGGTCATGGTGAGACGTTGATGCGTCTGGATCTTTCCAGCATGCAGAGCAAAAGGGAAGTGCTCGATGCGGTCAGGCAGAAAGCGGACGGAATGGAGAAAGGGCAATGGGTCATCGGGGAAGGCTGGAATGAGAACCTGTGGGGTGATGCCGAGGTGATCACGAAGCAGGAAATCGATGGGGTCGTGCCTGATCATCCTGTCCTGATGAAGCGGATCTGCCGTCATGCGATGGTTGTCAATTCCCTGGCGCTGACGCACGCAGGCATCGATGAAAGCACACCGGACCCTGCTGGCGGTTTGATCGAACGTGATGAAAACGGTGAATTGAACGGGCTGCTGAAGGATAAGGCGCAGGATCTTATGATCGATGCGCTGCCTGGAATTTCATCCGAGTATCTCGTCGAAGCGCTGACGAAAGGGATCGAGAGCTGCTGGGAGAACGGGCTGGTCGGCGGTCATACTGAAGACCTGAGCTATTACGGCCATTTCAAGAAAACGTATGATGCCTTCCTGAAAACGATCAATGACGGGGATAAGAAGTTCAGGGCACACCTGCTTGTCCATCATGAAGTGATCGAGGACTGGAAAGCGGACGGAAACCGCTTCATGGGCGGAAATGAATTCATCGAGTTCGGTGCGATGAAAATTTTTGCCGACGGCGCATTAGGCGGAAGGACGGCACTGTTGAGCTATCCGTATGCCGATGACCCCAGTACGAACGGAGTGAGCATCCATTCAGACGAACGGCTCCTTGAACTGGTGGAAAAGGCGAGGAAGTATGACTTGCCGATCGCCGTCCACACGATCGGGGATCAGGCGTTTGAAAATGTCCTGAATGCGATAGAGCAGGCACCGTCACCACACGGAAGGCGTGACCGTCTCATCCACGCCCAGATCCTCCGCAAGGAACTGATCGAACGAATCAAAGGCCTGCCGCTCATCCTGGACATCCAGCCCCGGTTCGTCCCGTCCGACTTCCCGTGGGTGCTGGAGAGACTGGGACACGAGAACATGAAGTATAATTACGCATGGAAAACGCTCCTTGAGGAAGGGATCCACTGTGCAGGCGGATCCGATGCACCGATCGAGCCGGTCAACCCGCTCCTCGGGATCCACGCAGCCGTCACCCGGACCAATCCGCTTGACCCTGAAAGGACCGTCTATCGTCCTGAGGAGAAGCTCTCCATGTATGAAGCCATTTCCCTGTTCACGAAAGGAAGCGCCTATGCGTGCCATCATGAGCATGACAGGGGTCAGATCCATGAAGGCTTCAGTGCAGACTTCACCGTCCTTGACATCGATCCCTTCAAAGCGGATCATGATGAGCTGTTGAACAAAGTGGTGGATATGACGATTGTGGATGAGGAGATTGTTTACCGGAAGAAGAGATAA
- a CDS encoding RDD family protein, producing MSDTQDRSVQNEETREHIEVRSPSPEHARSVPQRGFYLAGFWIRFWAYLLDLVVIGSITRLVVNPIFKILDISLSDGSMFAPISILTSIVFYGYFVLMTKFFSQTIGKMVFGIRVIDLKGTEPSWGTILFRELIGRFISTTVFILYVVVAFTNKKQGIHDLFADTTVVQEKKKLEFTPAV from the coding sequence GTGAGTGACACACAAGATCGTTCTGTACAAAACGAAGAAACACGGGAACACATCGAAGTCCGTTCGCCTTCCCCAGAGCATGCAAGGTCCGTCCCTCAAAGGGGATTCTATTTAGCCGGCTTCTGGATCAGGTTCTGGGCGTACTTGCTGGATCTGGTTGTGATCGGCAGCATCACCCGTCTCGTGGTGAATCCGATTTTTAAAATCCTGGACATTTCCTTGTCGGACGGCTCGATGTTCGCACCGATCTCGATCCTGACAAGCATCGTCTTCTACGGCTACTTTGTCCTGATGACGAAATTCTTCAGCCAGACCATCGGCAAAATGGTGTTCGGCATCAGGGTCATCGATTTAAAAGGAACGGAGCCGTCATGGGGGACCATCCTGTTCAGGGAACTCATCGGCCGCTTCATCTCGACGACCGTCTTCATCCTCTACGTCGTCGTCGCCTTCACAAACAAAAAGCAAGGCATCCACGACCTGTTTGCAGATACAACGGTCGTTCAGGAAAAGAAGAAGCTGGAATTTACTCCGGCTGTATAA
- a CDS encoding NAD kinase, with amino-acid sequence MNNRRNIFFYALHEEGMQAKLDHLYELAKRYDFNIVETPKTANIIVSIGGDGTFLQAVRQTGFRQDCLYAGVSTGGTLSMYCDFHIDDTSKMIEAMTTEQIEVRKYPTIEITVDNQTSFLCLNEFSIRSGIIKTFVMDVFIDDKHFETFRGDGMIFATPTGSTAYNKSVNGAVVDPMLPCIQVSEMASLNNNRYRTLGSSFILSDKRSLVLKIVQDGNDYPAMGMDNEALSIQHVEKVEAKLSDKVIKTVKLKDNSFWEKVKRSFL; translated from the coding sequence ATGAACAACCGACGTAATATTTTTTTCTATGCTTTACACGAAGAAGGCATGCAGGCAAAGCTTGACCATTTATATGAACTTGCAAAGCGTTATGATTTCAATATTGTCGAAACTCCCAAAACCGCCAACATCATTGTCAGTATCGGAGGCGACGGAACGTTCCTTCAAGCCGTCCGCCAGACCGGATTCAGACAGGACTGCCTGTATGCAGGGGTATCGACCGGCGGCACACTGAGTATGTATTGTGACTTCCACATCGATGACACATCCAAGATGATCGAAGCGATGACAACCGAGCAGATCGAAGTCCGGAAATACCCGACGATCGAGATCACCGTCGACAACCAGACATCCTTCCTCTGCCTGAATGAATTCAGCATCCGCTCAGGCATCATCAAAACCTTCGTCATGGACGTCTTCATCGACGATAAACATTTCGAAACGTTCCGGGGAGACGGCATGATCTTCGCCACACCGACCGGCAGCACCGCCTACAATAAATCAGTCAACGGTGCCGTCGTCGATCCGATGCTCCCATGCATCCAGGTGAGCGAAATGGCCTCCCTGAACAATAACCGCTACCGGACACTCGGCTCGTCCTTCATCCTCAGTGACAAGCGCAGCCTCGTCCTCAAGATCGTCCAGGACGGCAACGACTACCCGGCGATGGGCATGGACAACGAAGCCCTCAGCATCCAGCACGTCGAAAAAGTGGAAGCCAAACTGAGCGACAAAGTCATTAAAACGGTGAAACTGAAAGATAATTCGTTCTGGGAGAAAGTGAAGCGGTCGTTTTTGTAG
- the ytfJ gene encoding GerW family sporulation protein gives MSEHPIEGLMTTAMENLKEMIDVNTIIGDPVETPDGSVILTVSKVGFGFAAGGSEFIIDGKGKDEGGKGGNDSNDNSSTKKQPFGGGSGGGVSITPIAFLIVSSRGIKMLHLDESTHLIDRLLDLAPGAIEKIQGMMKKDDHNHDNHAHDHKLDL, from the coding sequence ATGTCCGAACATCCGATTGAAGGTCTGATGACCACGGCGATGGAAAATTTAAAAGAAATGATCGATGTGAATACAATCATCGGTGATCCCGTTGAAACACCCGATGGCAGTGTGATCCTGACGGTATCGAAGGTAGGCTTCGGGTTCGCTGCAGGGGGAAGTGAGTTCATCATCGACGGCAAAGGCAAGGACGAAGGCGGAAAAGGCGGGAATGACAGCAACGACAATTCCTCGACCAAGAAACAGCCGTTCGGCGGAGGTAGCGGGGGCGGTGTCTCGATTACGCCGATCGCGTTCCTGATCGTCAGCTCCCGGGGCATCAAGATGCTTCATTTAGATGAAAGCACCCACCTGATCGACCGCCTGCTGGATCTTGCGCCTGGTGCGATCGAGAAGATCCAGGGCATGATGAAAAAGGATGACCATAACCACGACAATCATGCTCATGACCATAAACTGGACCTGTAA
- a CDS encoding GNAT family N-acetyltransferase, with protein sequence MNNSPVVKQYAHEYQGQVVDLILPIQQQEYHIPISREDQPDLFAIEDFYQTGNGNFWVALYQGQVVGTISLLDIGNHEVALRKMFVHKAFRGSTFQTASLLLNHALQWAKEKSITAVYLGTTPQFLAAHRFYEKNGFTSISAHELPENFPILQVDKKFYQKYIH encoded by the coding sequence ATGAATAACAGTCCCGTTGTGAAACAGTATGCCCATGAGTATCAAGGGCAGGTCGTCGATTTAATCCTTCCTATTCAGCAACAGGAATACCACATCCCGATTTCCAGGGAAGACCAACCCGATTTGTTTGCCATTGAAGACTTTTATCAGACCGGCAATGGCAACTTTTGGGTAGCCCTGTATCAGGGTCAGGTAGTCGGTACAATCAGCTTATTGGATATTGGAAATCATGAGGTTGCATTAAGAAAAATGTTTGTTCATAAAGCGTTCCGGGGATCAACCTTTCAAACTGCCAGCCTTTTATTAAACCATGCGCTGCAGTGGGCGAAAGAGAAATCGATCACAGCAGTGTATCTCGGGACCACGCCGCAATTTTTAGCAGCCCATCGATTTTACGAAAAAAATGGATTCACTTCTATCAGTGCTCATGAACTGCCTGAGAACTTCCCAATTTTACAGGTTGATAAGAAGTTCTATCAAAAATACATCCATTAA